The stretch of DNA CTAATATTTACTGACGATGgccttctaatttacttttcatgagAACATACAGCACAACAGAATTCACTAAATTGAAGAACTCTCTgactctttagtgaatgtctatgaaaattttcaataattatcTACATCATGATTGTTCTAGGATGACCCAATTGATCATACcaaattatgaatttatttgggctagtaaacttttGGTTTACAATGACATGTGTTCAATTGCActgattttagtataatataataCAGAAGAAAGTGAgagtaacttttctaatataacctttttatttgaatcataaGTATTGTAATATATAAGTACGCACCATTTTCCttattcattgtttcaatatgatatccatttccgcgaatatctttaaaacttAATAAGTTTCTTAGAGATTTAgtagacaatagtgcattatttattatgaattttgttccttgAGAAAACAATATTATAGCTCTTTTGGAGTCTTTTATCACATTGTCTGAGCCAATAATGGTACTTACACATTCTTTTTTTTGGACAAgatgagtaaaatatatattacttttgagaatggtatgcaaacttgcactatccgtaagacaaatatcttcattatatgtccttgttattttctttaaacacaaataataataagatcaTATCATAAAATAAGTAAAGTACATGTACAGTAAAATTGTATTCATAAATGGAACTGTAAGAATACTTGATAAAGATCAATCAAGTGTCTTGAGATACGACAATACGTGAATAATGGTCATTTCCACTGCAACGGATACATTTAtcttcttttgatttattttgctcattatttttctttatcccacttctggtgaaaTCATTTCttgtgaaataattttttttcttccataattatttttcttatcaaaacCTTACTATTTACCTTTTCTGAGGTTATAATTTGGCGCAATAACTTTAGAAAATAAGACGGCACTAGTTGGACgtgcttcatgatttcttaaaaGTAATTCATTGTttcgttcagcaacaagaatgcaagaaattaaatcagcatattttttcaaattaattttctcaATACTGCTGCTGCAGCTTACAGGAGTACATTCGAGTCATGGAAGGTCGAAAAAATTGTCTCTAACATGTCATTATCAGTTATCTTTTCCCCGCATAATTTCATTCGCGAGGTAATtcagaaaattatttaattatattcatttgtggatttaaaatcttgtagaCACGTGTGTCCATTCATATCGAGTTTGAGGAAATATCACtgtcttttgatgattatacTTTTCTTCAAGGTTCTTCAAAAAAACTGCGGGATCTTTTAATGTAAGATACTCATTTTTCAGTCCTTCGTCAAGATAATGGCAAAGAAAGATCATGACTTTAGTTTTATCTTTCTGAAATGTTTTATTATAAGCCTTAATAGTATtttcaagatccattgaattaaGATGGATTTCGATATCTAATATCCATAATAAGTTGTCTCCAGATATATTAAGAGcatcaaatttaaaatgagttttgacataatataaatttattaccTGTGTTCTAAATTTTGATCAGAGCATCGTGTTatatgttgtaaaataaataaataaataaaaataaatataaaataaaaaatataaataaagaactcaattattaatattttttaatataattatttctaTATAACTGAGATAATACtaagttttttaatattatattcacTTTTTTATAgacatattatttatttaagtaaaagtGTATATGACTTTTACTGTGTTTTCTTGTCATTCGCCTcatattatgttattttatttatagacaTAGAAATATCATTTTTTCTAGCTTTATTAATATTCAGTCCAACTTTAGAAATTTTACACTGTTCACCATTAAAAGTTTAAACCACCCAAATAGTTttgattagaaaaataaatcattaatatttaattgaTGGACATCCACATTACAACAAAATTAGGGTAAAAAATTGAAATGAGCCAAGTAGAGCTCAAATTTACCTAAATCAGCCAAATGaaaaatcaatacatgaatcaACCAGGACGAATtactatataattcgaatcaatatgattcgaaATTGATTTGaacgtaattcgaatcaatatgattcgaattactaggaTCGCCCAAAATCAACGAAGTTCGAAACAACTTGTTTCGAATTACAACTATAGAATTCGAATTAagttaattcgaattactatgaaGGCACATTGtttagtaattcgaatcaagttgattcgaattactaggtTAGGTTGTGACATTAGATAATTTGAAACATatagattcgaattatatatatatagtgcgaGCCAGGGCTATATATATAAGGTGTGAACTCATGTTTCTCTCAACAAAGAGGGGagatggctagtgaggagagtttCCTAGTTCTGGTACATTACAGAGGGTCCATTAAGAGAAAAACCCGGTCCGGCGTTAAGTTCACTGATAAGGATCCCCTATGTATTATCGTGACGCCGACAACTACCTACGATGCACTTGTTAGCTCTGTGCTGGAGAAGCTGGGTCTTGAAGGCGTTAAAAGGGTGAAGAAGTTTTTCTACCGCATTCCTACAGCGGTGCTCCATGACACCGTGAAGTTTGATTGTTTCACAATCGGTAGTGACGAGGACTTGCAGGTTATGTTTCTTTCTCGTAGGCAGTTTCCCGAGGTCAGGACACCGGAGCTGTTGGCTAAGTTGGTTGATGTGGTATCTAGCTCGGGTGGTTCGAACCGGAATGCCACTACTATAGCCGCGGTTGCCGGCTCGAGCTCGAGACCTGCTGTTGCTTCATCCTCTGCTCCTGTGTATGAGCCACCGATGCAGCCTGTTGCGTCCCCTTCGTTTGCCGTTGATCTGAGCGGCAATGTTGGAGATGAGGTTCGGTATGGGGAACATATTCCCACCGAGGTACATTGTCCCACACCGGCTGGTGTTAGTGATGGTTTGTTTGATGATCCAGATGACGATGACGTGGAGCCGGATTTCATCGCTGATGAAAGCGGCGATGATGTTGGAACTACTGTTCCGACAAGGGCTATAGGTGGATCTAGTTCTGGCACACAGCAGTATCCACCCCATTTTTCCTTATTGGACCTGGATGCCATGCGGCAAGAGGAGAATGATCTGCAGGCCTCAGGATTTGGTGCTAGAGATACCAAGGGGTCTGCCGGTATGAACGAGTTCCAGGTTGGCCAACAATTTCAAGATAAAGATGAGGCGCTGTTGAGTGTGAAGACGTACAGTATCCGTCGAGGGGTCCAGTACAAGGTCGTTGAGTCTGACTATCGCAGGTATGTGGGAAAGTGTTCTGAGTTTgggaatgggtgcacatggCTAATTTGGTTGAGTCTCCGACAGCGGAAGGGTATCTGGGAAGTGAAGCGATACAACGGACCGCATACATGTCTTGCCAGCTCCATCTCCAGCGACCATAGGAGTCTGGACTACCATGTCATATCCACCTTCATTATGCCGATGGTTAGGGCTGATGCAGCTGTGAACATCAAGGTGCTTCAAAATGCCACGGCCGCACACTTTGGGTTCAGGCCTACGTACAGGAGGGTATGGATGGCGAAGCAGAAGGCCGTTGCCGTCATATATGGGGACTGGGACGAGTCGTACAATGAGCTCCCTAGGTGGGTTTTAGGAGTTCAGCTGACGATGCCTGGCACTGTAGCCGTCCTCAGGACTTGCCCTGTTCGAGTTGGGGGACATGTTGACGAGTCGCAGGTTTATTTTCATAGGCTGTTCTGGACTTTCCCCCCTTGTATCCAGGCATTCCGTCATTGCAAGCCTTTGGTGAGTATTGATAGCACCCATTTATATGGGAAGTATGGGGGAACACTGCTAGTCGCCATTGCACAAGACGGAAACTCGAACATCCTACCCGTGGCATTTGCACTAGTTGAGGGTGAGAATGCTGAGTCAtggtctttctttctttcccacCTCCGTGAGCACGTGACACCTCAGCCGGGTCTGTTAGTTATTTCAGATAGGCACAACGACATAAAGGTTGTTAGttatttcagataggcataacGGCATCAAGGCAGCCCTCGAGGCTCCGGATGGGGGATGGCTACCCCCGGCTGCGTACCGGGCG from Arachis duranensis cultivar V14167 chromosome 4, aradu.V14167.gnm2.J7QH, whole genome shotgun sequence encodes:
- the LOC107483379 gene encoding uncharacterized protein LOC107483379, with the protein product MASEESFLVLVHYRGSIKRKTRSGVKFTDKDPLCIIVTPTTTYDALVSSVLEKLGLEGVKRVKKFFYRIPTAVLHDTVKFDCFTIGSDEDLQVMFLSRRQFPEVRTPELLAKLVDVVSSSGGSNRNATTIAAVAGSSSRPAVASSSAPVYEPPMQPVASPSFAVDLSGNVGDEVRYGEHIPTEVHCPTPAGVSDGLFDDPDDDDVEPDFIADESGDDVGTTVPTRAIGGSSSGTQQYPPHFSLLDLDAMRQEENDLQASGFGARDTKGSAGMNEFQVGQQFQDKDEALLSVKTYSIRRGVQYKVVESDYRRYVGKCSEFGNGCTWLIWLSLRQRKGIWEVKRYNGPHTCLASSISSDHRSLDYHVISTFIMPMVRADAAVNIKVLQNATAAHFGFRPTYRRVWMAKQKAVAVIYGDWDESYNELPRWVLGVQLTMPGTVAVLRTCPVRVGGHVDESQVYFHRLFWTFPPCIQAFRHCKPLVSIDSTHLYGKYGGTLLVAIAQDGNSNILPVAFALVEGENAESWSFFLSHLREHVTPQPDRHNGIKAALEAPDGGWLPPAAYRAFCIRHVAVNFALTFKGKDARRLLVNAAYAKTEVEFDYWFDILRSENPAMCDWANRIEYSLWTQHCDEGRRFGHMTTNISECVNSILKGVRNLPVCSLVKATYGRLAELFVRKGREAEAQMGTTRSTPLLRRLRQAHSLLPYVHEVYRLSSVFGVYQMVFAPPIPEGFWPPYVGPTVIPDPSMRRAREGRPRSTRIRTNMDEADPNRPKRCGLCRQPGHTRRSCPQAAGPSGTARNQ